caatttagtgtggccaattcatcgaccctgcacatctttgggttatggggttgagacccacggagacacaggaagAACTTGGCTCCACATAGTCAGTGATCCGGGGCAGGGTTGAacactggtcctcagcgccgtgaggcagcaggcctaaccactgtgccaccctatatattaactatttagatgagggaacaaaatgagatggcagactattatctgaacggccatagattaggagaggggactacgcaacgagacctgggtatcctcgtacaccagtcactgaaggtacacATGCAGCTACAGCAGGTGTAAAGAAGGTAAATGCTATGCTAGCCTTCACCGCAAGCGGATTAGAGTACAGCAGCAGGAGTATCTTGCtgtcattatacagggccttggcaagaccatacctggaatattgtgtgcagttttggtctccttatctgaggaattatgttcttgctccagagggagtgcagcgaaggtaggtgcagggtagatgcaggatagattttcccgatggtgggagtgtacagaaccagaggtcgcagtctgaggacagaccatttagacagagatcaggagaaatttcttcaaccagagagtggtgagcctgtggaatttgttactggaggaaatagttgaggccaatacattgtatgttttcaagaagcagttagatatagcactttgggcgaaggggatcaaaggagatggaggggaaagcgggattaggctatggagttggatgataagccatgatcataatgaatgtcagagcaggtgCCAAGGGCCAAACGATCTCTTcgtgctcctattttcgatgtttctatgtaatcccttcccacactaagagcaggtgaatggcctctccctagtgtgaactcgctggtgtttctgcagactagatgactgtgtgaatccattcccacactgagagcaggtgaatggcctctccctagtgtgaactcgctggtgtttctgcagactagatgactgtgtgaatccattcccacactgagagcaggtgaacggcctctccccagtgtgaactcgctggtgtgtctgtaggttggttaactgagtgaatcctttcccacactgagagcaggtgaatggcctctccccagtgtgaatttgttggtgtgtctgcagactggatgactgagtgaatcccttcccacactgagagcatgtgaacggtctctccccagtgtgaatgcgctgatgtctcagcaaggtggatgaatcactaaatcccttcccacactgagaacaggtgaacggtctctccccagtgtgaacccgttgatgtctctgcagggtagataactgagtgaatcccttcccacactgagagcaggtgaacgacctctccccagtgtgaacttgctggtgtctcagcaaggtgaatgaatcaatgaatcccttcccacactgagagcaggtgaacggtctctccccagtgtgaactcgctggtgtgtccgcagggtggataactgagtaaatcccttcccacactgagagcaggtgaacggtctctccccagtgtgaactcgctggtgtgtccgcagggtggataactgaatgaatcccttcccacactgagagcaggtgaatggcctctccccagtatgaactcgctgatgtttccgcagggtggatgaatcaatgaatcctttcccacactgagagcagctgaatggcctctccccagtgtgactgcggcgatgaatctccagcacagatggggctccg
This portion of the Scyliorhinus torazame isolate Kashiwa2021f chromosome 5, sScyTor2.1, whole genome shotgun sequence genome encodes:
- the LOC140419554 gene encoding uncharacterized protein produces the protein MEKPWKCGDCGKGFGAPSVLEIHRRSHTGERPFSCSQCGKGFIDSSTLRKHQRVHTGERPFTCSQCGKGFIQLSTLRTHQRVHTGERPFTCSQCGKGFTQLSTLRTHQRVHTGERPFTCSQCGKGFIDSFTLLRHQQVHTGERSFTCSQCGKGFTQLSTLQRHQRVHTGERPFTCSQCGKGFSDSSTLLRHQRIHTGERPFTCSQCGKGFTQSSSLQTHQQIHTGERPFTCSQCGKGFTQLTNLQTHQRVHTGERPFTCSQCGNGFTQSSSLQKHQRVHTRERPFTCSQCGNGFTQSSSLQKHQRVHTRERPFTCS